Proteins found in one Oryza glaberrima chromosome 4, OglaRS2, whole genome shotgun sequence genomic segment:
- the LOC127770200 gene encoding DEAD-box ATP-dependent RNA helicase 6 has translation MDPRARYPPGIGNGRGGNPNYYGRGPPPSQHQQHQHQHQQPPHPHHHQYVQRQPQPQQTPHNSQHQQWLRRNQIAAEAAGASEQKAPPVADGIDSSSQDWKAQLKLPPQDTRYRTEDVTATKGNEFEDYFLKRELLMGIYEKGFERPSPIQEESIPIALTGSDILARAKNGTGKTAAFCIPALEKIDQDKNAIQVVILVPTRELALQTSQVCKELGKHLKIQVMVTTGGTSLKDDIVRLYQPVHLLVGTPGRILDLTKKGVCVLKNCSMLVMDEADKLLSPEFQPSIQELIRYLPSNRQILMFSATFPVTVKEFKDKYLPKPYVINLMDELTLKGITQFYAFVEERQKVHCLNTLFSKLQINQSIIFCNSVNRVELLAKKITELGYSCFYIHAKMLQDHRNRVFHDFRNGACRNLVCTDLFTRGIDIQAVNVVINFDFPKSAETYLHRVGRSGRFGHLGLAVNLITYEDRFNLYRIEQELGTEIKPIPPQIDRAIYCQ, from the exons ATGGATCCGCGCGCGAGGTACCCTCCCGGCATCGGCAACGGCCGGGGCGGGAACCCTAACTACTACGGCCGTGGCCCACCGCCATCGCAGCAtcagcagcaccagcaccagcaccagcagccgccgcaccCGCACCACCACCAGTACGTGCAgcggcagccgcagccgcagcaaaCGCCGCACAACAGCCAGCATCAGCAGTGGCTTCGGCGGAACCAgatcgccgccgaggccgcgggCGCCAGCGAGCAGAAGGCGCCGCCTGTCGCGGACGGCATAGATTCGAG TTCACAAGACTGGAAGGCCCAACTGAAGCTCCCACCGCAAGATACACGCTACAGGACAGAG GATGTTACTGCTACCAAGGGAAATGAATTTGAAGACTATTTTCTGAAGCGAGAACTCCTTATGGGGATATATGAGAAAGGATTTGAAAGACCTTCTCCTATACAAGAAGAAAGTATTCCTATTGCATTAACTGGCAGTGATATTCTTGCAAGAGCAAAAAATGGAACTGGCAAGACTGCTGCATTTTGTATACCCGCGCTGGAAAAGATTGATCAAGACAAAAATGCTATTCAAG TTGTTATATTGGTTCCCACAAGGGAATTGGCTCTACAAACATCACAAGTTTGCAAGGAGCTTGGGAAACATTTGAAGATTCAAGTGATGGTCACTACTGGAGGAACCAGCCTAAAGGATGATATTGTCCGTCTTTATCAACCTGTTCATTTACTTGTTGGAACTCCTGGTCGCATTTTAGACCTTACAAAGAAAGGTGTCTGCGTCCTGAAGAACTGTTCAATGCTTGTTATGGATGAG GCAGACAAGCTTCTTTCTCCTGAGTTCCAACCGTCTATTCAGGAATTGATTCGGTATCTTCCATCGAATCGGCAAATTTTGATGTTCTCTGCAACATTCCCTGTGACTGTCAAGGAGTTCAAGGACAAATATCTCCCTAAACCCTATGTCATTAACCTTATGGATGAACTTACATTGAAGGGAATTACACAGTTTTATGCTTTTGTTGAAGAGAGGCAGAAAGTCCACTGTCTTAATACTCTTTTTTCCAAG CTGCAAATTAATCAATCGATAATATTCTGTAACTCGGTAAATCGTGTTGAACTATTGGCGAAGAAGATCACAGAGCTTGGTTATTCTTGCTTCTATATCCATGCTAAAATGTTGCAAGACCATCGGAACAGGGTTTTCCATGATTTTCGCAATGGTGCATGCAGGAACTTGGTTTGTACAG ATCTTTTTACAAGGGGAATAGATATCCAAGCTGTTAATGTTGttatcaattttgatttccccaaGAGCGCAGAAACATATCTCCATAGG GTTGGTAGATCTGGCAGATTCGGCCACCTTGGTTTGGCTGTGAATTTGATCACCTATGAGGACCgttttaactt GTATCGCATTGAACAAGAGCTTGGAACCGAGATAAAACCCATACCACCTCAGATTGACCGAGCAATATATTGCCAATAG